A window from Thermococcus sp. encodes these proteins:
- a CDS encoding putative toxin-antitoxin system toxin component, PIN family, with amino-acid sequence MRVVLDTNVVLGALIKPNGLASLLVRALDRKRLVNYTSEEALTELSLKVALLQEVGKLSHEWKKTLAHFIATSEVVSPLQQFNLCREEDDNKWLEIAYEARANFILTRDGDLLDIRGDDRMVTLERHILKS; translated from the coding sequence ATGAGAGTTGTCCTTGACACCAACGTCGTCCTCGGTGCGCTGATAAAACCCAACGGCCTGGCCTCTCTGCTTGTCAGGGCTTTGGACAGAAAGAGGCTAGTGAATTACACGAGTGAGGAGGCTTTAACCGAACTATCCCTAAAGGTGGCCCTTCTCCAAGAAGTGGGAAAGTTATCCCATGAATGGAAAAAGACTCTGGCACACTTCATCGCAACATCCGAGGTCGTCTCTCCTCTCCAACAGTTTAATCTTTGCAGAGAGGAGGACGACAACAAGTGGCTTGAAATCGCTTATGAAGCCCGGGCAAACTTCATACTCACACGGGATGGGGACCTTCTGGACATTAGGGGAGACGACAGAATGGTTACCCTCGAAAGGCATATCCTCAAATCTTAA
- a CDS encoding ribbon-helix-helix protein, CopG family: MAENVEYPVSVRLPGYVVRKIDELVKKREFRSRSDFIKFAVTLTIGQLMLEEVREIARNTPPEEFERESREAWKKLTAGDLEGEESEVIELIERIEKEYRRLVGAKK; this comes from the coding sequence ATGGCCGAAAACGTTGAGTACCCAGTTTCGGTGAGACTGCCCGGCTACGTCGTGAGGAAGATAGATGAACTAGTCAAAAAGAGGGAGTTCAGGAGCAGAAGCGACTTCATCAAGTTCGCCGTAACACTGACCATCGGCCAGCTCATGTTAGAGGAGGTCAGGGAAATTGCCCGGAACACCCCACCTGAAGAGTTTGAGCGGGAATCCAGAGAGGCATGGAAAAAGCTAACAGCTGGAGACTTAGAGGGAGAAGAGTCTGAGGTCATTGAGTTAATCGAGAGAATCGAAAAGGAGTACAGGAGGCTCGTAGGTGCCAAGAAATGA